The following are from one region of the Macaca thibetana thibetana isolate TM-01 chromosome 2, ASM2454274v1, whole genome shotgun sequence genome:
- the ADIPOQ gene encoding adiponectin isoform X2, with protein sequence MLLGAVLLLLALPSHGQDTTTQGPGVLLPLPKGACTGWMAGIPGHPGHNGVPGRDGRDGTPGEKGEKGDPGLIGPKGDTGETGVTGAEGPRGFPGIQGRKGEPGEGAYVYRSAFSVGLETYVTVPNMPIRFTKIFYNQQNHYDGSTGKFHCNIPGLYYFAYHITVYMKDVKVSLFKKDKAMLFTYDQYQENNVDQASGSVLLHLEVGDQVWLQVYGEGERNGLYADNDNDSTFTGFLLYHDTN encoded by the exons ATGTTGCTGGGAGCTGTTCTACTGCTATTAGCTCTGCCCAGTCATGGCCAGGATACCACAACTCAAGGGCCCGGAGTCCTGCTTCCTCTGCCCAAGGGGGCCTGCACAGGTTGGATGGCAGGCATCCCAGGGCATCCAGGCCATAATGGGGTCCCAGGTCGTGATGGCAGAGATGGCACCCCTGGCGAGAAGGGTGAGAAAGGAGATCCAG GTCTTATTGGTCCTAAGGGAGACACTGGTGAAACTGGAGTAACCGGGGCTGAAGGTCCCCGAGGCTTTCCGGGAATCCAAGGCAGGAAAGGAGAACCTGGAGAAGGTGCCTATGTATACCGCTCAGCATTCAGTGTGGGATTGGAGACCTACGTTACTGTCCCCAACATGCCCATTCGCTTTACCAAGATCTTCTACAATCAGCAAAACCACTATGATGGCTCCACTGGTAAATTCCACTGCAACATTCCTGGGCTGTACTACTTTGCCTACCACATCACAGTCTATATGAAGGATGTGAAGGTCAGCCTCTTCAAGAAGGACAAGGCTATGCTCTTCACCTATGACCAGTACCAGGAAAATAACGTGGACCAGGCCTCCGGCTCTGTGCTCCTGCATCTGGAGGTGGGCGACCAAGTCTGGCTCCAGGTGTATGGGGAAGGAGAGCGTAATGGACTCTATGCTGATAATGACAATGACTCCACCTTCACAGGCTTTCTTCTCTACCACGACACCAACTGA
- the ADIPOQ gene encoding adiponectin isoform X1 — MSTRLLRLGHLLLTSILTAVCGSDSIPEGLRMLLGAVLLLLALPSHGQDTTTQGPGVLLPLPKGACTGWMAGIPGHPGHNGVPGRDGRDGTPGEKGEKGDPGLIGPKGDTGETGVTGAEGPRGFPGIQGRKGEPGEGAYVYRSAFSVGLETYVTVPNMPIRFTKIFYNQQNHYDGSTGKFHCNIPGLYYFAYHITVYMKDVKVSLFKKDKAMLFTYDQYQENNVDQASGSVLLHLEVGDQVWLQVYGEGERNGLYADNDNDSTFTGFLLYHDTN, encoded by the exons GACTCAGGATGTTGCTGGGAGCTGTTCTACTGCTATTAGCTCTGCCCAGTCATGGCCAGGATACCACAACTCAAGGGCCCGGAGTCCTGCTTCCTCTGCCCAAGGGGGCCTGCACAGGTTGGATGGCAGGCATCCCAGGGCATCCAGGCCATAATGGGGTCCCAGGTCGTGATGGCAGAGATGGCACCCCTGGCGAGAAGGGTGAGAAAGGAGATCCAG GTCTTATTGGTCCTAAGGGAGACACTGGTGAAACTGGAGTAACCGGGGCTGAAGGTCCCCGAGGCTTTCCGGGAATCCAAGGCAGGAAAGGAGAACCTGGAGAAGGTGCCTATGTATACCGCTCAGCATTCAGTGTGGGATTGGAGACCTACGTTACTGTCCCCAACATGCCCATTCGCTTTACCAAGATCTTCTACAATCAGCAAAACCACTATGATGGCTCCACTGGTAAATTCCACTGCAACATTCCTGGGCTGTACTACTTTGCCTACCACATCACAGTCTATATGAAGGATGTGAAGGTCAGCCTCTTCAAGAAGGACAAGGCTATGCTCTTCACCTATGACCAGTACCAGGAAAATAACGTGGACCAGGCCTCCGGCTCTGTGCTCCTGCATCTGGAGGTGGGCGACCAAGTCTGGCTCCAGGTGTATGGGGAAGGAGAGCGTAATGGACTCTATGCTGATAATGACAATGACTCCACCTTCACAGGCTTTCTTCTCTACCACGACACCAACTGA